gatttctttttttcccctttctccAGGATTCTCAAATTTTATTCTGTGCCTAAAATCTGATTTAGCACTGGTTGTGGACAGTCAATGGTCTACACCATGTGTCATGTCATAGTAACATGCCGCTCTATGCTGTGGACCATCCTGAGTATTGTCGTTGCCTTTGGAGAACTCATAGCTTTTATGAGTGAGGACTGGCTGATCGGCAAAGCAAAGAGCACAAATATCGATAACAGGACCGGCGGTCACCATGAGCCTTATCGGCCAACATTGGGCATCTATGGACGTTGTATTAAAGTGCCTAAAGTACAGTACTTCAGAAGAGATGCGCTTTGTGGGCCGTATGCGGAGCACTTCAGTGAGATAGCGAGTGGCTTCTGGCAGGCTACAGCTATCTTCCTTGCCGTGGGCATATCCATCCTCTGTATCGtagcttttgtttctgtttttacaATGTGCGTGCAAAGTGTAatgaaaaaaagtatattcaatGTGTGCGGGCTGCTACAAGGAATT
This region of Ranitomeya imitator isolate aRanImi1 chromosome 1, aRanImi1.pri, whole genome shotgun sequence genomic DNA includes:
- the LHFPL2 gene encoding LHFPL tetraspan subfamily member 2 protein — its product is MVYTMCHVIVTCRSMLWTILSIVVAFGELIAFMSEDWLIGKAKSTNIDNRTGGHHEPYRPTLGIYGRCIKVPKVQYFRRDALCGPYAEHFSEIASGFWQATAIFLAVGISILCIVAFVSVFTMCVQSVMKKSIFNVCGLLQGIAGLFLILGLILYPAGWGSQKVTDYCGHYASAYKLGECSLGWAFYTAIGGTVLTFICAVFSAQAEIATSSDKVQEEIEEGKNLICLL